A portion of the Acidisarcina polymorpha genome contains these proteins:
- a CDS encoding radical SAM protein produces MPVEQPAEHTSNFRLDVPLHNLLTQPLGPPTGLRPDGKPQTFPNPIFPQHPELLGPVEDNVDWNPPEKRKWTPGQIYHGMRGWLFPYIRSRVTAGDFHPLIAYLFTEFKCNLDCHYCWAFDNKVKGMSEDTAKRSIDWLHGTGCRVLAYMGGEPLLRPDFIHKITYYAAKKDFWIYLPTNARLLRTDVIDKLADAGVSTFNIAVDAVDLKPGLPKALAPIRKQFDYLIRKQYGYGYSVFLNINICRNNLDDVRQLTEIAHDCGVATDYHINESPLLEQDEHFKHAANNVTYITKEDWPAVEETIQWLTEKQDSGYKMVNSNTRLWQMVDFMKGNHFPWNCRAGQNSMIIRADGTLAPCFPMYTATYDWGVVGDHKFDTKQLDHQKETCQTHCFSTLNHILGWCYNDQRVIKYFFKQLAHGFQGVKGQM; encoded by the coding sequence ATGCCTGTTGAGCAACCGGCTGAGCACACTTCGAATTTTCGCCTGGATGTGCCGTTGCATAATCTTCTGACCCAGCCTTTAGGCCCGCCGACCGGGCTGCGTCCGGATGGCAAGCCGCAAACTTTTCCTAACCCCATCTTCCCGCAACATCCCGAACTCTTGGGACCAGTCGAGGACAACGTCGATTGGAATCCTCCTGAAAAGCGCAAATGGACGCCGGGTCAGATATACCACGGTATGCGCGGGTGGCTCTTCCCCTACATTCGCTCACGAGTTACGGCCGGCGATTTTCATCCACTCATCGCATATCTCTTCACCGAGTTCAAGTGCAATCTGGATTGCCACTACTGCTGGGCCTTCGACAACAAAGTGAAGGGCATGAGCGAAGATACGGCGAAACGGTCAATCGACTGGCTTCATGGAACCGGCTGCCGGGTACTTGCCTATATGGGCGGCGAACCACTGCTGCGCCCTGACTTCATTCATAAGATCACTTACTATGCAGCGAAGAAAGATTTCTGGATTTACCTTCCCACGAACGCCCGCCTCCTGAGAACCGATGTGATCGACAAGCTCGCAGATGCTGGCGTGTCCACCTTTAACATCGCCGTCGATGCAGTCGACCTCAAACCAGGCCTCCCGAAGGCATTGGCTCCCATTCGCAAACAATTCGATTACTTGATTCGCAAGCAGTACGGTTACGGCTACTCTGTCTTCCTCAATATCAACATATGCCGTAACAACCTGGACGACGTGCGGCAGCTCACTGAAATCGCTCATGACTGTGGCGTCGCCACTGACTATCACATCAACGAATCACCCTTGCTGGAACAGGACGAGCATTTCAAACATGCCGCCAATAACGTAACTTACATCACCAAAGAGGATTGGCCAGCTGTCGAGGAGACCATCCAATGGCTCACCGAAAAACAGGATTCGGGCTATAAGATGGTGAACTCTAATACCAGGCTGTGGCAGATGGTCGACTTTATGAAAGGAAACCATTTCCCGTGGAACTGCCGCGCAGGACAAAATTCAATGATCATCCGCGCTGACGGGACCTTGGCGCCATGCTTCCCCATGTACACGGCAACCTATGACTGGGGCGTGGTTGGCGATCATAAGTTCGACACGAAGCAGCTCGACCATCAAAAAGAGACCTGCCAGACGCACTGCTTTTCGACGTTGAACCACATCCTCGGTTGGTGCTACAACGACCAACGAGTTATCAAGTACTTCTTCAAGCAGTTGGCACATGGATTCCAAGGCGTGAAAGGGCAGATGTAG
- a CDS encoding BadF/BadG/BcrA/BcrD ATPase family protein: MQSFFVGLDVGSTTVKAIVVDAATDRTIWQDYQRHETRQPEKVLEFLRRMEDESRIAPTNTRIFITGSGGGVIAEMIGAKFVQEVHAVSLAVEKLHPEVYSVIELGGQDAKIIVFKDDEETGRKKKIPSMNDKCAGGTGAVIDKINAKLKIPASELSNQAYHGIKLHKVAGKCGVFAETDINGLQKTGTPPDELMASLFEAIVLQNLSVLTRGHTLRPHVLLLGGPNGFIRGMREAWQANIPRMWKERKVETPEGIAPEELIKVPDNAQYFAALGAVEFGKDEEPTVGRYLGTERLVYYIDYGRAEEKADSGGRGLAAEDAELVSFQSSYKKNKFIPAPFLPGQVVLGFIGVDGGSTSTKAVLLGKDGEILCKTYQLSNGNPIQDTIEVFEKLRNQVEDKGASLEVLGVGTTGYAKDILRDVLNADVALVETVAHTESALKFYDDPHVIVDVGGQDIKLIVLKDGRVKDFKLNTQCSAGNGYFLQSTAEGFGLKVEDFADVAFSAKSMPSFGYGCAVFMQSDIVNFQRQGWRSEEILAGLADVLPKNVFLYVASIPNLAALGSRFVLQGGTQNNMAVVKAEVDFIKSSFRANGKEPEIIVHEHCGESGAIGAAQEALRLWGNGKQTTFIGLEAVANISYRTTRNEDTRCYFCKNNCLRTFIDVDVNGGQAVAAGSGDRAASAEEVQQAANLLPSLEEVQANLPPVEKHGSSCSTGGGCGTSSSSPFKAKAEPLIQIQISPGSSKVVELPKPVAFQPRKTKVPLRLGEQRLIIATCEKGTVEDLDEMKDIKSDIDKIKDANPNFVDIAAHDVFRPRQVEIVADPPPITKGFFVPKSAKERAALMARRQDFRVGIPRLLNTYTYAPLFNAYFASLGLKSENIVYSDYTTPELYRAGASRGAIDPCYPSKIGIAHVYNLLSTKHAKKPLHAIWFPMYDVLHSHLVNLTGSNACPTVTATPETVKAAFTKESDIFAENGVLYLDPILNLQDHKICADQMYKVWGPVLGLSREENERALEVGFNALQTCESEIRRQARETLDQLEREDRIGIVMLGRVYHHDPGLNHEIMEEFQKLGYPVFSQSTLPIDEDILDRLFGDEVRAGLITHPLDISDVWKNRYSTSTNHKVWAAKFTARHPNLVALEVSSFKCGHDAPIYGVIEGIIEQSGTPYFSFKDLDENKPSGSIRIRVETIDYFLRRYREDIIKRRQVEGDIEAQLAAFEQGLRRQAEETCKLAVAGD, encoded by the coding sequence ATGCAGAGTTTTTTTGTCGGTTTAGATGTCGGCTCAACTACAGTGAAGGCCATCGTCGTCGACGCAGCGACTGACAGGACGATCTGGCAGGATTATCAGCGCCACGAAACCAGGCAGCCGGAGAAGGTCCTGGAATTCCTCCGCCGTATGGAAGATGAATCACGGATTGCCCCGACCAACACGCGCATCTTTATTACCGGTTCAGGCGGTGGTGTCATCGCTGAAATGATCGGTGCAAAGTTCGTCCAGGAGGTGCACGCGGTCTCTCTCGCCGTGGAGAAACTGCATCCCGAAGTCTATTCCGTAATCGAACTAGGCGGTCAGGACGCCAAGATCATCGTCTTTAAGGATGACGAAGAGACGGGACGGAAAAAGAAGATTCCGTCGATGAATGACAAATGCGCGGGCGGCACGGGAGCCGTCATCGACAAGATCAACGCGAAACTGAAGATTCCGGCGTCTGAATTGTCGAACCAGGCTTATCACGGCATCAAGCTTCACAAGGTGGCTGGCAAATGCGGTGTCTTCGCTGAGACCGACATTAATGGCTTGCAGAAAACAGGCACACCACCAGACGAATTGATGGCCTCGCTTTTTGAGGCAATTGTCCTGCAGAACTTAAGTGTCCTTACTCGCGGGCACACCTTGCGGCCGCATGTGCTGCTGTTGGGCGGCCCGAACGGCTTTATTCGGGGCATGCGCGAAGCCTGGCAGGCAAACATTCCACGCATGTGGAAAGAGCGTAAGGTCGAGACGCCTGAGGGCATCGCTCCCGAAGAGTTGATTAAAGTGCCCGACAATGCGCAGTATTTTGCAGCACTTGGTGCGGTCGAGTTTGGTAAGGATGAGGAGCCTACGGTCGGCCGCTATCTCGGCACGGAGAGGCTCGTCTATTACATCGACTACGGCAGAGCGGAAGAGAAAGCGGATTCTGGCGGTAGGGGTTTAGCTGCTGAAGACGCTGAGTTGGTGTCATTCCAATCCTCCTATAAAAAGAACAAATTCATTCCGGCGCCATTCCTCCCTGGCCAGGTTGTCTTGGGCTTCATCGGAGTGGATGGCGGATCCACGTCAACCAAGGCCGTGCTGCTCGGAAAAGATGGCGAGATTCTCTGCAAGACCTATCAACTCTCCAATGGCAATCCAATTCAAGACACCATCGAGGTTTTCGAGAAACTAAGGAACCAGGTGGAAGACAAGGGAGCATCGCTCGAGGTGCTCGGGGTTGGCACCACGGGCTATGCCAAAGACATTCTCAGAGATGTGCTCAATGCCGACGTCGCGTTGGTTGAAACCGTAGCGCATACCGAGTCGGCGCTCAAGTTCTACGACGATCCGCACGTGATTGTCGACGTTGGCGGCCAGGACATCAAGTTAATAGTCCTCAAAGATGGACGAGTCAAAGACTTCAAATTGAACACTCAGTGTTCAGCGGGCAATGGGTATTTCTTGCAGTCCACCGCTGAGGGTTTCGGCCTGAAAGTTGAAGACTTCGCTGACGTCGCTTTCTCAGCCAAATCAATGCCCTCCTTTGGCTACGGCTGCGCCGTTTTCATGCAGTCCGACATCGTTAACTTCCAACGCCAGGGCTGGCGATCGGAAGAGATCCTCGCGGGACTCGCCGATGTGCTGCCGAAAAATGTGTTCCTCTACGTGGCGAGCATTCCGAATCTGGCTGCGCTGGGCTCCCGATTTGTTTTGCAAGGGGGCACCCAAAACAATATGGCTGTGGTGAAAGCAGAAGTCGATTTCATCAAGTCGAGCTTCCGCGCCAACGGGAAAGAACCAGAGATCATCGTCCATGAGCACTGTGGTGAATCCGGCGCGATCGGTGCGGCGCAGGAGGCTTTACGTCTTTGGGGCAATGGAAAGCAGACAACCTTCATCGGCCTTGAGGCGGTCGCAAATATCAGCTATCGCACCACTCGCAACGAAGATACACGCTGCTATTTCTGCAAGAACAATTGCCTGCGTACCTTTATCGATGTCGACGTGAATGGCGGGCAAGCCGTTGCGGCCGGCAGCGGCGACCGCGCAGCCAGTGCTGAAGAGGTTCAGCAAGCTGCTAACTTGTTGCCGAGTCTCGAAGAAGTGCAGGCTAATTTGCCGCCGGTTGAGAAGCACGGATCTTCATGCAGCACGGGAGGAGGATGCGGCACCAGCTCATCTTCTCCTTTCAAGGCCAAGGCGGAGCCTCTCATCCAGATTCAAATTTCTCCGGGATCCAGCAAAGTAGTGGAACTCCCCAAGCCAGTCGCATTTCAGCCGCGAAAGACTAAAGTCCCTCTACGCTTGGGTGAACAGCGCCTGATCATTGCAACCTGTGAAAAAGGCACCGTCGAAGATCTCGACGAAATGAAAGACATCAAGTCGGATATAGACAAGATCAAGGATGCCAATCCCAACTTCGTTGATATTGCAGCCCACGATGTCTTTCGCCCCCGTCAAGTGGAGATCGTCGCCGATCCCCCGCCCATCACCAAAGGATTCTTCGTCCCCAAAAGCGCCAAAGAGCGTGCTGCGCTCATGGCCCGCAGGCAGGACTTTCGCGTCGGTATTCCGAGGCTACTGAACACCTATACCTATGCGCCGCTCTTCAATGCCTACTTTGCCAGTCTGGGGTTGAAGTCCGAGAATATTGTCTACTCCGATTACACAACTCCCGAGCTCTATCGCGCGGGCGCCAGTCGTGGAGCCATCGATCCCTGCTATCCCTCGAAGATCGGGATCGCCCATGTTTATAATCTGCTCTCCACCAAGCACGCCAAGAAGCCGCTCCACGCCATCTGGTTCCCGATGTACGACGTCTTGCATTCGCATCTCGTCAATCTCACCGGCTCAAACGCCTGCCCCACTGTAACCGCCACGCCCGAGACAGTGAAGGCCGCATTCACCAAAGAAAGCGACATCTTCGCGGAGAATGGCGTTCTCTATTTGGATCCGATCCTTAATCTCCAGGACCACAAGATTTGTGCCGACCAGATGTACAAGGTATGGGGACCAGTGCTTGGCCTGAGCCGCGAGGAGAACGAGCGGGCCCTCGAAGTGGGCTTCAACGCTCTACAGACCTGCGAGTCGGAAATACGCCGCCAGGCGCGAGAGACTCTGGATCAGCTTGAACGCGAGGACCGCATTGGAATTGTGATGCTGGGTCGGGTATATCACCACGACCCGGGTTTGAATCACGAAATCATGGAGGAGTTCCAGAAACTGGGGTACCCGGTGTTTTCGCAGAGTACACTCCCGATCGACGAGGATATTCTCGACCGTCTCTTCGGCGATGAAGTACGCGCTGGACTGATCACGCATCCACTTGACATCTCCGACGTCTGGAAGAATCGGTATTCCACCAGCACCAATCATAAAGTCTGGGCGGCGAAGTTCACGGCTCGCCATCCCAATCTTGTAGCTCTCGAAGTCTCCAGCTTCAAGTGCGGACACGATGCTCCCATATACGGCGTGATTGAAGGCATCATTGAACAATCCGGCACACCTTACTTTTCGTTCAAGGATCTCGACGAAAACAAGCCATCCGGCTCGATTCGCATCCGCGTAGAAACCATTGATTACTTTCTGCGCCGCTACCGGGAAGACATCATCAAGCGGCGTCAGGTTGAAGGAGACATCGAAGCCCAACTTGCGGCCTTCGAGCAAGGACTACGCCGCCAAGCTGAGGAGACCTGCAAACTGGCAGTAGCTGGGGATTGA
- a CDS encoding zinc-dependent alcohol dehydrogenase family protein codes for MSLKSAVLSGNNRDRPLSIQEAAKPAAEAGQLLLRVRACGVCRTDLHIVDGELAPLRSNLIPGHQIVGEVVEGSTSEHPPGTRVGVSWIGGTDGQCWYCRHQQENLCDSPTFTGYTVNGGYAEFVAVRSDFVFPLPDSLDDTSAAPLLCAGIIGFRSLRVAGVQPGERVGLFGFGASAHLTIDVLRAWHCEVYVSTRGTSHRKLAESLGATWVGTENERPPVELDRAVTFAPSGDVVVSALSSLRKGGIVAINAIHLDRMPEFDYDRLLWGERQIRSVANMTRQDARDFLNIAAEIRMRPKVTIFSLDQANEALAAIRSDSIDGAVVLVP; via the coding sequence ATGTCGTTGAAATCCGCCGTGCTGTCTGGCAACAACCGGGATCGTCCGCTCAGTATCCAAGAAGCTGCCAAGCCCGCCGCCGAGGCTGGGCAGCTTCTTTTGCGCGTGCGGGCGTGCGGAGTTTGCCGGACCGACCTTCACATCGTCGACGGGGAACTCGCCCCTTTAAGGTCCAACTTGATCCCAGGTCATCAGATCGTGGGTGAAGTCGTCGAAGGATCGACCTCAGAGCATCCGCCGGGAACAAGGGTGGGCGTCTCCTGGATCGGCGGGACGGATGGCCAGTGCTGGTATTGCAGGCATCAACAGGAGAACCTCTGCGATTCACCGACCTTCACCGGCTATACCGTTAATGGAGGGTATGCAGAGTTTGTTGCCGTACGCTCAGATTTCGTCTTCCCGCTTCCCGATTCGCTGGACGATACCTCTGCGGCGCCGCTGCTATGCGCTGGCATCATCGGCTTTCGCAGTCTTCGGGTTGCTGGCGTTCAACCAGGAGAGCGCGTCGGCTTGTTCGGCTTCGGGGCCTCGGCACATCTCACCATTGATGTTCTGCGCGCTTGGCACTGTGAAGTGTATGTATCGACCCGTGGCACGTCACATCGGAAGTTAGCCGAGTCGCTTGGAGCGACCTGGGTTGGTACCGAAAACGAGAGGCCGCCGGTTGAGCTCGATCGTGCCGTTACCTTCGCTCCAAGCGGAGATGTCGTTGTTTCCGCCCTGTCCAGTCTCCGCAAAGGGGGCATCGTGGCCATCAACGCGATTCACCTCGATCGAATGCCCGAGTTCGACTACGACCGTCTACTCTGGGGTGAACGTCAGATACGAAGCGTCGCGAACATGACCCGGCAAGACGCCCGCGACTTCCTGAACATCGCAGCAGAGATTCGAATGCGACCTAAGGTGACGATTTTCTCGCTCGACCAGGCGAACGAAGCACTTGCCGCCATTCGAAGCGACTCGATTGATGGAGCAGTAGTGCTTGTGCCCTGA
- a CDS encoding activator of (R)-2-hydroxyglutaryl-CoA dehydratase: MPVEEIVLTDFEVEIQARIDAERARLRAEAGLARMREFKKPVERSFTGPERDYVTILFGGLTWKHEEMIKAVFHGSGYRCENIPTPVVADFQAGKEFGNNGQCNPTYFTVGNLVRYLQSLEEQGQTKQQIIDNYVFFTAGSCGPCRFGMYEAEYRFALQNAGFEGFRVLLFQQTDGIKAASGEPGLKFSVDFGMGMLNALNLGDVINELVYQIRPFEVTKGETDRVIRESVKTLTDTLRDRRRWHILEAAPGWAKPFLEGHAKFTGISCTLGKVAQNVYGKEYVDALHACRDSINSIQVDRLRVKPVIKITGEFWAQTTEGDGNFNMFAFLEREGAQVLVEPIATWIAYMMYVAKEGAKARAYAEAPYRDPKWYEVKKHLANELKLLKKTGGLSAGSAMWGYFYHRTIKHLGDTAHHLIPQKELSRLAHPFYHQLARGGEGYMEVGKNVYYTVNHLCHMVLALKPFGCMPSTQSDGVQSRVVNKFKDMIFLPIETSGEGEVNAHSRVQMALAEAKAKARAEFDGVLVQTGKSLEDLREYVDAHPKLKHALYKVPHREGVAGTAAQFAWHVSDLMDRDRKYRRPARVSLPASQVA, translated from the coding sequence ATGCCAGTAGAAGAGATCGTGCTAACGGACTTCGAAGTAGAGATCCAGGCGCGCATCGATGCAGAACGCGCCCGGCTTCGCGCTGAGGCGGGATTGGCGCGTATGCGTGAGTTCAAGAAGCCTGTAGAGCGGAGTTTTACAGGCCCGGAACGCGACTACGTCACCATTCTCTTTGGCGGCCTCACCTGGAAGCACGAAGAGATGATCAAGGCGGTCTTTCATGGCAGCGGTTATCGCTGCGAAAATATCCCGACCCCGGTTGTTGCTGACTTCCAGGCCGGGAAAGAGTTCGGGAACAATGGCCAATGCAATCCCACTTACTTCACCGTTGGCAATCTGGTGCGCTATCTTCAAAGTCTCGAAGAGCAAGGGCAAACCAAGCAGCAGATCATCGACAACTACGTCTTCTTCACTGCTGGGTCTTGTGGCCCGTGCCGCTTTGGCATGTATGAGGCAGAATACCGGTTCGCCTTACAAAATGCGGGCTTTGAAGGCTTTCGAGTTCTACTCTTCCAACAGACGGATGGCATCAAGGCCGCTAGCGGGGAGCCTGGGCTTAAGTTCTCAGTTGATTTCGGGATGGGGATGCTGAATGCGCTTAACCTGGGCGATGTTATCAATGAGCTCGTCTATCAGATCCGGCCTTTTGAAGTGACTAAGGGAGAGACAGACCGTGTAATTCGCGAATCGGTCAAAACCCTTACCGATACTCTGCGCGACCGGAGGCGCTGGCACATCCTGGAGGCTGCGCCGGGGTGGGCTAAGCCATTCCTTGAAGGACACGCAAAATTTACGGGGATCAGTTGCACGCTCGGTAAAGTAGCTCAAAATGTCTACGGCAAAGAATACGTGGATGCCCTCCATGCCTGTCGCGATAGCATCAACTCAATCCAGGTAGATCGTTTGCGGGTCAAGCCGGTAATCAAGATAACTGGAGAATTCTGGGCGCAGACAACAGAAGGCGATGGCAACTTCAACATGTTTGCTTTCCTCGAGCGCGAGGGAGCGCAGGTTCTGGTTGAGCCCATTGCGACCTGGATTGCCTACATGATGTACGTAGCCAAGGAAGGGGCAAAGGCCCGCGCCTACGCAGAAGCTCCCTACCGCGACCCGAAGTGGTATGAAGTCAAGAAACACCTTGCCAATGAATTGAAGTTGTTGAAGAAGACCGGTGGTCTTAGTGCTGGAAGTGCGATGTGGGGTTATTTCTATCACCGCACAATTAAACATTTGGGAGACACCGCGCACCATCTCATCCCCCAGAAGGAGTTGTCGCGGCTGGCACATCCCTTTTATCACCAGCTCGCCAGGGGCGGCGAGGGCTACATGGAAGTCGGTAAGAATGTGTATTACACGGTGAACCATCTGTGTCACATGGTGCTAGCCTTGAAGCCTTTTGGCTGCATGCCTTCAACTCAGTCCGATGGCGTACAATCGCGGGTCGTCAACAAGTTTAAAGATATGATCTTCCTTCCCATTGAGACCTCTGGTGAGGGCGAGGTGAATGCCCACAGCCGCGTTCAGATGGCGTTAGCTGAGGCGAAAGCCAAAGCGCGGGCGGAGTTCGATGGTGTACTGGTGCAAACCGGAAAGTCATTGGAAGATCTCCGCGAGTATGTCGACGCACACCCGAAACTCAAGCATGCACTTTATAAGGTTCCGCATCGCGAAGGCGTTGCCGGAACTGCGGCACAGTTTGCCTGGCACGTCAGCGACTTGATGGATCGCGACAGAAAGTATCGTCGCCCGGCGCGCGTTTCTTTGCCGGCATCTCAGGTTGCCTGA
- a CDS encoding ABC transporter permease — MRTFLSVFAIAVEVTMILTLVGVSYGTLDSTARRARGVGADIMVRPPGSSIIGLSSAPMPDLLIPMLLKQPHVTLATGTVVQPLAGFDTVTGLDLNSFTKMSGGFHFLEGGPFQKDDDIIVDEYYAREKHLHVGDTVPLINHVWHLSGIFESGKLTRIAVKLPVLQELTGNPNHLSQIYLKVDNPKNAHKVVSALQQKMPGYPIYTMEEFTSLLTVSSVELLRNFIGVVIGVAVIVGFIVVYMAMYTAVLERTREIGILKAMGASAGLILTLLLKETLVLASSGALAGIILTYGTQWCMQHLVPSSLTQETVYAWWPIAGCIAIAGALLGAIVPAMKAINQDVTQALAYE, encoded by the coding sequence GTGCGCACGTTTCTTAGCGTGTTCGCCATCGCCGTTGAAGTGACCATGATTCTGACGCTGGTTGGTGTCAGCTATGGAACTCTCGATTCAACGGCGCGTCGCGCCAGAGGAGTTGGCGCCGATATCATGGTCCGTCCTCCAGGATCTTCGATCATCGGACTTAGTTCGGCTCCGATGCCGGATCTGCTGATACCCATGTTGCTGAAGCAGCCGCATGTTACGCTGGCCACCGGCACCGTGGTGCAGCCGCTGGCCGGCTTCGATACGGTCACCGGACTTGATCTGAATTCGTTTACCAAGATGAGCGGAGGGTTTCATTTCCTGGAAGGGGGCCCATTCCAAAAGGATGACGATATCATCGTCGATGAATACTATGCCCGTGAAAAACATCTTCATGTCGGGGACACAGTTCCGCTCATCAACCACGTATGGCATCTGAGTGGAATCTTCGAGTCGGGCAAACTCACTCGCATTGCGGTAAAACTGCCGGTGCTTCAGGAGTTGACCGGAAACCCAAACCATCTCAGCCAGATCTATCTCAAGGTAGATAACCCGAAAAATGCACACAAAGTAGTTAGTGCCCTGCAGCAGAAAATGCCCGGCTATCCCATCTACACGATGGAGGAATTTACTTCACTGCTTACCGTCAGCAGCGTTGAATTGTTACGGAATTTTATCGGCGTAGTGATCGGCGTGGCTGTGATCGTCGGCTTCATCGTCGTGTATATGGCAATGTACACCGCCGTTTTGGAACGGACCCGAGAAATCGGGATCCTCAAAGCCATGGGTGCCTCAGCGGGACTCATCCTTACTCTGCTGCTCAAAGAAACTCTGGTCCTGGCATCCTCCGGTGCACTGGCGGGAATTATTCTGACATACGGGACCCAGTGGTGCATGCAGCATCTCGTGCCTTCAAGCCTGACTCAGGAAACTGTCTATGCATGGTGGCCGATTGCCGGCTGCATCGCGATTGCCGGCGCACTTCTGGGCGCCATCGTGCCAGCGATGAAGGCCATCAACCAGGACGTCACCCAGGCGCTTGCGTATGAATAG